The proteins below are encoded in one region of Clostridia bacterium:
- a CDS encoding PD-(D/E)XK nuclease family protein yields MKIAITQDELLAAAERGVLILTGNTRASRNLRVAYDNRHRRTSEVWKSPVIVPWTGWLHQLWNGHVLSAAEGAPALLSEAQELLLWEQAIRACERDVKGTQLRATAKAAKQAWTYVHAFDVPRERALFATSVDTSAFWQWMAEFAKRCHRNRWQDTARLPDALCEAAKNGELQVPREILLVGFDRLTPQQERVLAACVGNGARWQFNDLVAGTKLAVCTSVSDGDEEFSAAAMWARESVEAGVQSIGIVVPDLTDRRARVERILLETLQPAALAITHGQSRPVFDISLGDSLAKTPLVSTALAILRFALGALPVEEVSRLLRSQFLRGGLSECHSRALLDARLRAEGRFEVSLDGVLRCATNAIGKPSDSPALRAQLSALKAAANSLSPSLAPSQFSRHVPGLLKAAGWPGDRSLSSAEHQAMRAWVELLSEFASLDVVERQLSRVDLLQRLQVMVADQIFQPENRGAPIQVMGTLEAAGSTFDRLWVTGLDEGAWPPASHPNPFLPLAVQRKLSIPGASADEQLQFAARATERFRTSAEHVVFSHAMTDGENELRASALLSSFPAVDIGTLLTRRGETWIGAMAASSAELDEMSDTQGPPLQDGSIRGGTAIFATQAACPFRAFAQFRLAAEPLESPQPGLDPRARGKVLHIALEKVWKRLRDREALLQLSAEGEQALLAECVTEALRESHVGTGSEWERNVAELEHQRVCAIIAKLLAVERLRPEFKVEQTEWKNTVTVGGVTFDVKIDRIDHVKGFGRVLLDYKTGSAGPSSWIGERLDEPQLPIYATHMEGEPAAVAFVEVQSKKVRFKGIAAQDGVLPSVNVAYKSKASGETYSLEALLVQWKQALEGLGQEFRDGRAVVAPKKGEQTCRNCQLDALCRVSQLEGQDAGQPGDDDDGQ; encoded by the coding sequence ATGAAAATTGCGATAACACAAGACGAGCTTTTGGCCGCCGCTGAACGTGGCGTGCTCATTCTGACGGGGAATACTCGCGCGAGCCGCAATCTTCGCGTCGCGTATGACAATCGGCATCGGCGAACCTCCGAAGTGTGGAAGAGTCCGGTGATTGTGCCGTGGACTGGATGGCTGCACCAGTTGTGGAACGGGCATGTGCTGTCCGCTGCGGAAGGTGCGCCGGCGCTGCTGAGTGAAGCGCAGGAACTGCTGCTGTGGGAACAGGCAATTCGAGCCTGCGAACGCGATGTGAAGGGTACGCAATTGCGTGCCACCGCGAAGGCCGCGAAGCAGGCGTGGACCTACGTCCATGCTTTCGATGTGCCGCGCGAGCGGGCGCTATTTGCGACGAGCGTGGATACGTCCGCGTTCTGGCAGTGGATGGCGGAGTTCGCGAAGCGCTGTCACCGCAACCGGTGGCAGGACACGGCGCGACTTCCGGATGCGCTTTGCGAGGCGGCGAAGAACGGCGAGTTGCAGGTTCCGCGAGAAATTCTTCTGGTCGGCTTCGATCGCCTTACGCCGCAACAGGAGCGAGTGCTTGCCGCCTGCGTTGGCAACGGTGCGCGATGGCAATTTAACGATCTGGTTGCGGGAACAAAGTTGGCAGTGTGTACGTCGGTGAGTGACGGCGACGAGGAGTTCTCGGCGGCCGCGATGTGGGCGCGCGAGTCGGTCGAGGCAGGCGTACAAAGCATAGGGATCGTAGTTCCGGACCTGACAGATCGCAGAGCCAGGGTTGAGCGAATTTTACTGGAGACGCTTCAGCCTGCGGCGCTGGCCATCACGCATGGCCAGTCGCGCCCCGTCTTCGACATTTCCCTGGGCGATTCGCTGGCGAAGACTCCTCTGGTCTCAACCGCGCTGGCGATCCTGCGCTTCGCGCTAGGTGCGTTGCCGGTGGAAGAGGTGAGCCGATTATTGCGCTCGCAGTTTCTGCGAGGCGGCCTCAGCGAGTGCCACTCTCGCGCATTGCTGGATGCGAGATTGCGCGCCGAGGGGCGCTTCGAGGTTTCGCTGGATGGCGTGCTTCGTTGCGCCACCAACGCGATTGGCAAGCCGTCGGACTCTCCGGCGTTGCGGGCGCAGTTGAGTGCCTTGAAAGCTGCCGCAAATTCGCTTTCGCCATCGCTCGCCCCCAGCCAGTTCAGTCGTCATGTGCCGGGCTTATTGAAGGCCGCTGGCTGGCCGGGAGACCGCTCCCTGAGCAGCGCGGAGCACCAGGCGATGAGAGCGTGGGTGGAGTTGCTGTCCGAGTTCGCGTCGCTCGATGTTGTTGAGCGGCAGCTCTCGCGAGTCGATCTGCTGCAACGCCTGCAAGTGATGGTAGCTGACCAAATCTTCCAACCTGAAAACAGAGGCGCTCCCATCCAGGTGATGGGAACGCTGGAAGCCGCAGGATCTACCTTCGACCGATTGTGGGTGACCGGACTGGACGAGGGCGCGTGGCCCCCGGCGTCGCACCCCAACCCGTTCCTGCCACTTGCAGTACAGCGCAAGTTGTCGATACCCGGAGCTTCCGCCGATGAGCAGTTACAGTTTGCGGCGCGAGCGACGGAGCGCTTCCGCACTTCGGCGGAGCACGTAGTCTTCAGCCACGCGATGACCGATGGCGAGAATGAACTGCGGGCAAGCGCGTTGTTGTCGAGTTTTCCGGCAGTGGATATTGGAACACTGCTCACACGCCGCGGCGAAACGTGGATTGGCGCCATGGCCGCCTCCTCGGCAGAGCTGGATGAGATGAGCGATACGCAAGGTCCGCCGCTGCAAGATGGATCGATACGCGGCGGCACGGCTATTTTCGCAACGCAGGCGGCGTGCCCGTTCCGTGCGTTTGCACAGTTCAGGCTTGCGGCCGAACCGCTGGAGTCACCGCAGCCGGGACTCGATCCGCGCGCGCGCGGGAAGGTGTTGCACATAGCGCTGGAAAAAGTGTGGAAGCGATTGCGCGACAGAGAAGCGTTACTTCAGCTTAGCGCGGAAGGTGAACAGGCGCTGCTTGCGGAGTGCGTCACGGAAGCACTGCGCGAATCCCATGTGGGCACGGGTAGCGAATGGGAGCGTAACGTCGCGGAGTTGGAACATCAGCGCGTGTGCGCGATCATCGCCAAGCTACTTGCCGTCGAGAGGCTGCGGCCAGAATTCAAGGTCGAGCAAACGGAGTGGAAGAACACGGTCACGGTCGGCGGCGTAACGTTCGACGTCAAAATCGATCGCATCGATCACGTGAAAGGATTTGGACGAGTCCTGCTTGATTACAAGACAGGTAGCGCCGGTCCGTCGTCATGGATAGGCGAGCGCCTGGACGAGCCGCAGTTGCCGATCTACGCGACTCATATGGAGGGCGAGCCGGCAGCCGTGGCGTTCGTGGAAGTGCAAAGCAAGAAGGTGCGCTTCAAAGGAATCGCCGCGCAAGACGGTGTGCTGCCAAGCGTGAATGTCGCTTATAAGTCGAAGGCGAGCGGCGAAACCTACAGTCTGGAAGCGCTGCTCGTGCAATGGAAGCAGGCGCTGGAAGGGCTGGGGCAGGAGTTCAGAGACGGGCGCGCCGTTGTTGCTCCGAAAAAAGGTGAGCAGACCTGTCGCAACTGCCAACTGGATGCGCTCTGCCGCGTAAGCCAACTCGAAGGTCAAGACGCCGGGCAGCCGGGAGATGACGACGATGGCCAGTAG
- a CDS encoding OsmC family peroxiredoxin, translated as MERTATAIWRGGPGAGEGQVTTSSGVIQKALYAFGSSFGSEPCTSPSEMLAAALSSCITMMVSQELARLGLRSESVRAEATLTLNEVDQRWTITKAHVKLSVQVPEVDPGQFNKAIAAATEKCPISRALNIDVSVDSKLEPVFIHTNA; from the coding sequence ATGGAACGTACTGCAACTGCAATCTGGCGCGGTGGACCAGGTGCCGGCGAAGGCCAGGTAACTACGTCGAGCGGAGTCATACAAAAGGCACTCTACGCATTCGGATCGAGTTTCGGAAGTGAGCCGTGCACGAGCCCTTCGGAGATGCTGGCGGCTGCGCTGTCGTCGTGCATCACCATGATGGTGTCGCAGGAATTGGCGCGACTTGGTCTGCGTTCCGAAAGTGTAAGGGCGGAAGCAACGCTCACGCTGAACGAAGTGGACCAGCGCTGGACGATAACCAAGGCGCACGTGAAATTGAGCGTGCAGGTACCAGAAGTCGATCCAGGTCAGTTCAATAAAGCGATTGCAGCAGCAACGGAGAAGTGCCCGATTTCGCGTGCGTTGAACATTGATGTGTCAGTGGATTCGAAGCTGGAACCAGTTTTCATCCATACGAATGCGTAG
- the gatD gene encoding Glu-tRNA(Gln) amidotransferase subunit GatD: protein MSIPLNERTDRFQGYRGAAKLLLEKFEIGVWSEVDVKNDAGSDFRGVILPRSETCDDKHIVIKLFTGYNVGLAVNRITEAREIGYKKATYKIPEKAFPYDARKKNVVLLGTGGTIASRLDYRTGAVIPAFTPGELYGAVPELADIANLTTKKLFGVFSENMGPEQYIPLAKAIGEEIVNGADGIVVGHGTDTMAHTGAILSFMVQNSPVPIVIVGSQRSSDRPSSDAALNLMNAVRTAAECEIAEVMLCMFGPTSDNYDLLHRGTRCRKMHSSYRSTFRTVGDTPLAMVHTAKNEEGEYFKYITQDFLRRDKTRVPIINPVFEDKVTIQYYYPNFNPDIIEGLTDLGYRGLVIAGTGLGHINKPLYPAVRRAIERGMTVVMTVQTLWGFAQMYVYDTGRDLLDLGIIPMDNMLPETAYMKLGWVLGQTDDKKRIRELMLTPVNHEITSREPHNGYLILQGGLPEVEAFTRKHWK from the coding sequence GTGAGTATTCCTCTGAATGAACGCACAGATCGCTTCCAGGGTTATCGCGGAGCGGCAAAGCTGCTGCTGGAGAAATTCGAAATTGGAGTGTGGAGCGAAGTCGATGTGAAGAACGACGCAGGATCGGATTTCCGCGGAGTAATTCTGCCCCGCAGCGAAACCTGCGACGACAAGCACATCGTCATCAAGCTCTTCACCGGGTACAACGTTGGTCTGGCTGTGAACCGCATTACGGAAGCGCGGGAGATTGGCTACAAGAAGGCGACTTACAAGATTCCAGAGAAGGCCTTCCCCTATGACGCGCGAAAAAAGAACGTGGTGCTTCTCGGTACCGGCGGAACCATCGCGAGCCGGTTGGACTACCGGACGGGTGCGGTGATTCCGGCATTCACGCCGGGCGAGTTGTACGGCGCGGTTCCTGAACTGGCGGACATTGCAAACCTGACGACGAAGAAGTTGTTCGGCGTCTTCAGCGAGAACATGGGCCCAGAGCAGTACATTCCCCTGGCCAAGGCCATCGGTGAGGAGATCGTGAACGGCGCGGATGGAATCGTCGTGGGCCACGGCACGGACACAATGGCGCACACGGGAGCAATCCTGAGCTTCATGGTGCAGAACTCGCCGGTGCCGATCGTAATCGTCGGCAGCCAACGCAGCTCGGATAGACCATCGAGCGATGCGGCGCTGAACTTGATGAACGCTGTCCGTACGGCAGCCGAGTGCGAAATCGCGGAAGTGATGTTGTGCATGTTCGGACCGACGTCCGACAACTATGACCTGCTGCATCGTGGAACACGCTGCCGCAAAATGCACTCCAGCTATCGCTCAACGTTTCGGACGGTTGGCGACACTCCGCTTGCCATGGTACACACGGCGAAGAACGAAGAAGGCGAGTACTTCAAGTACATCACGCAGGATTTCCTGCGCCGCGACAAGACTCGCGTGCCGATCATCAATCCGGTCTTCGAAGACAAGGTGACGATCCAGTACTACTATCCCAACTTCAATCCCGACATCATCGAGGGACTGACGGATCTGGGGTATCGAGGACTTGTAATCGCAGGCACGGGACTTGGCCACATCAACAAGCCCCTTTACCCGGCGGTCCGCCGAGCGATTGAGCGGGGAATGACGGTGGTGATGACCGTGCAGACCTTGTGGGGATTCGCGCAGATGTATGTGTATGACACCGGCCGCGATCTGCTCGACCTTGGCATTATTCCCATGGACAACATGCTTCCGGAAACGGCTTACATGAAGCTGGGCTGGGTGCTGGGGCAGACGGACGATAAAAAGCGTATTCGGGAGTTGATGCTCACGCCGGTGAATCATGAAATCACGTCGCGTGAGCCCCATAACGGCTACCTGATCTTGCAGGGTGGGTTGCCGGAAGTGGAAGCATTCACGCGTAAGCATTGGAAGTAG
- the gatE gene encoding Glu-tRNA(Gln) amidotransferase subunit GatE, with translation MLERVDYESVGLISGLEVHQQLLTREKLFCRCPAGLYVDKHDGEVLRHMRPTLSELGEYDGTALMEFKTKKEIVYLLNQLNVCTYEMDDTPPFLVNQEAIDVAIELCLSMNMDVIDEVHIARKQYLDGSIPTGFQRTAIIGVNGWIPFKGRKLTVTHVSLEEDSCREVSDKGHRIVFRTDRLGMPLTETVTGAELRTPEEVRDAIRLCSLVSRSTGRVRTGIGAGRQDVNVSVRGGSRVEIKGVARAGYAVKLVHNEGVRQVNLLKIRDELHARGIKTPDDVQVNPMDVTDVFSDVDLGFIRRAIDKGGRVMGVRVAGVRGIAQHMTQPNTMFLDELAGRIRVIACLDEMPIVIGGGNLPQFPNGRRTDDRLRKRLQVGAHDDYFLVWGPEEDCRTAIQEIKLRFGDATQGVPKETRQSLPGGFTTFERILPGPDRMYPDTDSPPTTITGARVEELRRRLRPKPWERIDRYSAWRVPQETTEYLIRRGGAEVVDAVVEKTGVDGLVAAIEIGQRGKALRRAGVPVQKLGTHEWVEIFDLYTDGRIPREAIRNVAAKMALEPGLDASRACEAAGINLRGEDEWTKMLEPLTMEGFTANGDDSAAKRLRFLAGRAMRMVNGKAPAKDVAQFLRQQVEEVML, from the coding sequence ATGCTCGAGAGAGTGGATTACGAATCGGTCGGGCTGATTTCCGGCCTCGAAGTGCACCAGCAGCTATTGACGCGCGAGAAGTTGTTCTGCCGCTGTCCCGCCGGATTGTACGTGGACAAGCACGATGGGGAAGTCCTGCGCCATATGCGTCCCACGCTGAGCGAACTTGGCGAGTATGACGGCACGGCGCTGATGGAGTTCAAGACAAAGAAAGAGATCGTCTACCTGCTGAACCAGCTCAACGTATGCACCTACGAGATGGACGACACGCCGCCTTTCCTGGTGAACCAGGAAGCTATCGATGTCGCCATCGAGTTGTGCCTGTCGATGAACATGGACGTGATCGACGAAGTCCACATCGCGCGCAAGCAATATCTCGACGGAAGTATTCCGACAGGATTCCAGCGCACGGCGATCATCGGCGTAAACGGTTGGATTCCGTTCAAGGGGCGGAAGCTGACGGTCACCCATGTTTCGCTGGAAGAGGACTCGTGCCGCGAAGTCAGCGACAAGGGACATCGCATCGTCTTCCGTACCGACCGGCTGGGAATGCCGCTTACGGAAACGGTGACAGGAGCCGAGTTGCGCACACCGGAAGAAGTGCGCGACGCGATCCGGCTGTGCTCGCTTGTTTCGCGTTCGACGGGGCGCGTGCGAACCGGCATCGGCGCCGGGCGTCAGGATGTAAATGTCAGCGTGCGCGGCGGCAGCCGAGTGGAAATCAAGGGCGTCGCCCGCGCAGGTTATGCGGTGAAGCTCGTTCACAACGAAGGCGTGCGGCAGGTGAACCTGCTGAAGATTCGCGATGAGCTACATGCGCGCGGTATCAAGACGCCGGATGACGTCCAAGTCAATCCGATGGATGTTACGGACGTCTTCAGCGATGTTGATCTTGGCTTTATTCGGCGGGCCATCGACAAGGGCGGACGCGTGATGGGCGTTCGCGTTGCGGGCGTGCGTGGCATCGCCCAACACATGACGCAGCCGAACACGATGTTCCTGGATGAATTGGCGGGACGCATCCGCGTGATCGCATGTCTCGATGAGATGCCGATCGTGATCGGTGGCGGCAACCTGCCGCAGTTCCCGAACGGTCGCCGAACCGACGACCGGTTGCGCAAGCGTCTTCAAGTCGGCGCTCATGACGATTACTTCCTGGTCTGGGGCCCGGAAGAGGACTGCCGGACTGCTATCCAGGAAATCAAGCTGCGCTTTGGCGACGCTACGCAGGGCGTTCCGAAAGAGACACGCCAGTCGCTGCCGGGCGGGTTCACGACGTTCGAGCGCATTCTTCCCGGACCGGACCGCATGTATCCAGACACGGACTCACCGCCGACGACGATTACGGGCGCGCGCGTGGAAGAGTTGCGGCGCAGGCTGCGTCCGAAACCTTGGGAGCGGATCGACCGCTACTCGGCTTGGCGGGTTCCGCAGGAGACGACGGAGTACCTGATTCGTCGCGGCGGGGCCGAAGTGGTGGACGCTGTGGTGGAGAAGACCGGAGTCGACGGACTGGTTGCGGCAATCGAAATTGGCCAGAGAGGGAAGGCGTTACGCCGCGCAGGCGTTCCGGTGCAGAAGTTAGGGACACACGAGTGGGTCGAAATCTTCGACCTGTACACCGATGGCAGGATACCGCGAGAGGCAATCAGGAACGTGGCGGCGAAGATGGCGCTGGAACCCGGGCTGGACGCATCACGAGCCTGCGAGGCAGCGGGCATAAATCTGCGCGGTGAGGACGAATGGACGAAGATGCTGGAGCCGCTGACGATGGAAGGGTTCACGGCGAACGGCGATGACTCGGCTGCGAAGCGCTTGCGTTTCCTGGCCGGGCGCGCGATGCGTATGGTCAACGGAAAAGCGCCAGCAAAGGATGTGGCACAGTTCCTTCGCCAGCAGGTTGAGGAGGTGATGCTGTGA